TGATTGCAAGTCAACTTTGAATACAAAGGACAACCTGTGTCTTTTAGTTTTTGGATGATATTCTTAGTCAAATTAATTTTAGATGTTCTTGATGCCATTTCAATTTCTAATTCCTTATTCTCAACCTCTAAATTTTTAATTTTATCATTGTATTGATTGATTGAATCATTGATATCATCTATTGATGTTGTTATATCCATATATTGTATAAGAAGTTTATTAAGTTTTTCAGATTCTTCCAGTACTTCTTCTTTCTCTTTTGTTGCACTATCATAGATAAACTTACTATTTTCAACAATAGCAATCTGTTTTTGTATTTCTTCAAATTCTTTTCCTTTTACTATCTTTTCAGTCTTAATTTCATCATAAGTACTGTCAGCATAATCAAATGTATCTTGTTTCAGTTTTTCAACTTCCATTTGCAGAACTTTTATCTCTTTATTTAAATTCCTTCTATCAGAATAAAATATATCATAAAGTGTATCAAATACGGTCATATCTAATTCAGATGGAAGTGACGACTTTATTCTATCTATTGCTTCAGTATTTTGTTTTGAGAGATTATTTATTATTAAATCTATATCGACATCAATATTAAGCAAATTAAACATAAAATTTTTCTTTTCATTCGCTGTCATATTTATAAATTTAGAAGATGAAAAAATTGCTTTAATAACATTTATAGAAACACCTTGAGATTCAATTAAAGACTCTATTTCTGTTTGAGTGGATTTATCTCCATTAAGATAAATGGACTTGCTTTTTCCTAATCTTTTTTCAATTTCTCCAACACCTTCTACATCAGCAGATACAATAGTCTGTTTAGTACCTGTTTTAATTAAATATTGATACCCTTGCCCTTTATCTCCTGTAAATTCACAACCACCAGTAAGAACCATTTCTAGTGCTGCCTTTATACTTGATTTGCCATTATTATTTTTGCCTAAAAAAAGATTAACAGTCTTATCCATAGTAATTGTAGTTAATTGATGATTTCTAAAATTTTTTATTCCAATTTTATTTATTTTCATATTAAGACTCCCCTTTCAATAATTAAAATACCTTTATAAAATTTTATATTACATTTTAATTAGTCATATTTTTTCTTTTCAAGAATATATTATAATAATTTATAT
This Alkaliphilus sp. B6464 DNA region includes the following protein-coding sequences:
- a CDS encoding AAA family ATPase, whose amino-acid sequence is MKINKIGIKNFRNHQLTTITMDKTVNLFLGKNNNGKSSIKAALEMVLTGGCEFTGDKGQGYQYLIKTGTKQTIVSADVEGVGEIEKRLGKSKSIYLNGDKSTQTEIESLIESQGVSINVIKAIFSSSKFINMTANEKKNFMFNLLNIDVDIDLIINNLSKQNTEAIDRIKSSLPSELDMTVFDTLYDIFYSDRRNLNKEIKVLQMEVEKLKQDTFDYADSTYDEIKTEKIVKGKEFEEIQKQIAIVENSKFIYDSATKEKEEVLEESEKLNKLLIQYMDITTSIDDINDSINQYNDKIKNLEVENKELEIEMASRTSKINLTKNIIQKLKDTGCPLYSKLTCNQDKNAMVDELTNDMISLQDELFDLEMDAEYVKSQINKENLKLEGLKNDLNTTKTIDRIKSSLDILKVKLSEIEKRLVPVDDKELPVLKDKESSLKLRLQEINTYLKNKTEYDQTVVKLMNKEKELVILEFLVSEFNSDGIKNKILKHKVQDIKDKANERLSVLTGSKYKLDFDLTEGFDVIVTHETGTVKVQGLSDSEKLRIGIILQDIFSYLTNSKILVIDNLEILDEENRTFFNDFINNIKDEYNTILLIGTGDESQFMIDDSNYFIVDNGEVFDLFA